TCCCAGGGCGACCGCTGCTGCGATGCCCTCTCGGGCCAGGACCGGGACGCCGTAGGCGATGCGCAGGGCGTGGCGTGAGGCCAGGAGGGCGGCGTTCTGCGGGAGGTTCGGTAAGTCGGGGGGTTGGTGGGAAGCCATGAGCGTGACGCTATGCGTGGGCGCTCAGCCGGTGAAGCCCTTCTCGGCGAGGATCTTGTCGATGCGGGCGCGGTGCGCCGCCTCCCATGCGTTCAGTGACTCGGCCGCCTCCTTGGCCTCCTTCGCCTGGGCGTCCAGGAGTGTCTGCTCCTGGCGGGTGGCGGGGACGACCACGATGCCCTCCTCGTCGGCCACGACGATGTCGCGGGGGTTCACCGTTACGCCGCCGCAGCGGACCGGGACGTTGAGGGGTTCGACCGCGGCCTTGGTGCCGGGGATGGGGATGACGCCCCTGGCGAAGACCGGGAAGCCTGTTTCGCGTACCTCTGCCAGGTCCCGGATCAGACCGTCGACCACGAACGCTGCGATGCCCCGGCGCTGGGCGACGGCGCAGACGTTTCCGCCGGCGAGTGCGTAGTCCAGGTCGCCCGACTCGACGACGATGACCGCGCCGGGCTCCGCGCGGTGGATGGCCGCGTGCAGCATGAGGTTGTCGCCGGGAGCGCACCGCACGGTGAACGCGGGGCCTGCGACGCGCGGGACCGTGGGCCAGAGCGGGCGGATGCCGATGTCCATGACCTGTTCGCGGCCGAGGAGGTCGGCGAGGGTGGTCGGGGAGATGCCCTGGAATCGGGTGGGAGTCGTCATGTTCGTCATCCCATCATGTGCCGGGCCTTCTCCGGCGTGGAGATCTCCTCGGCTGCTGTCCGGTGGTGATGGCACCGGGTTTCGTGGCCGGGTGCGGGTGGGTGGAGGGCCACCTCTACTGTCCGGTGGGGTGCGGGGGCGATCCGCGTCGGCAGGCCGGGTTGCGCGCCGTATCGCGCCTTGGCGCACAGAATCTGGCAAGAAGGAGAGAGGCGTCATGATCCTGCCGAGAGTTCGCGATCCCCGTTTCATCACCATTCGCCGTGGGGGGACGCTCACGGACTCCGATCATCGGCTCCTGGCGCTGTGGGCTGCCGTGTGTGCGGAGCATGTTGTGCATTTCTTTGAGGCGGTGGAGCCGTTGGACCGGCGGCCCCGTGAGGCGATCGAGCAGGTTCGGGCGTGGGTGCGCGGGGAGATTCGGATGTCCGAGTCCCGGGCCGCGGGTGGTCATGCCATGGCTGCGGCGCGGGAGTTGAGCGGGGCCGCACGGCACGCTGCCTACGCCGCCGGCCAGGCGGCGGTGGTCGCGCACGTTGCCGCGCACGAGCTTGGCGCTGCGGCCTATGCGATCAAGGCCGTGCGCGCGGCGGAGGATGAGAGCGCGGGAAGGAGCGAATGCCGGTGGCAGCGCGAACAGCTCCCGGATGCGATTCGTGAACTTGTCCTGGACGACCAGCGGTTGCGGAATGAGATCTGCTGGTCGGTCTTCGAGGGGTGAGTTATTCGGTCCAGGTATCGGGGGTGTTGGTGTAGGTGTGCCCGGTGGGTGCCGTCCAGTGGGTCTGGCCGCTGGTGTCGTCGCGGACGACGGTCCAGCCGCCTCGGTGCTTGAGGCCGTGGTGGCGGCCATCACCACCGGCCTTCGCCGAGGAGATTGCTGCCAGGATCTCGCGGGCCCGCTTTGCGTCTCGTTGGCGTATGGCGTCCATTGCGTCTGCCGCGTGCGGGGTTTCGCCTCGGCGGTGGCGGGTCAGGCGGCGGTGCAGGTTCAGGGGTGGGGTTATCTCGTTCAGGCGGGACAGCGCGTGGGTGAAGGCGGCCGCGTCCTTGTCTCGTAGGGCGTGGAGCGCCTCCGCCGTGCGTTTGCGGGCCACGTCCGTCGTGCGGATCGGGAGGATGCACCAAGACGCCACTATGCCGATCGCCGCCCCCAGCGCTATCTCCGTCAGGCGGGTCGAGAGGAGGGAGAAGTCCGTC
The sequence above is drawn from the Streptomyces sp. NBC_01465 genome and encodes:
- a CDS encoding RraA family protein encodes the protein MTTPTRFQGISPTTLADLLGREQVMDIGIRPLWPTVPRVAGPAFTVRCAPGDNLMLHAAIHRAEPGAVIVVESGDLDYALAGGNVCAVAQRRGIAAFVVDGLIRDLAEVRETGFPVFARGVIPIPGTKAAVEPLNVPVRCGGVTVNPRDIVVADEEGIVVVPATRQEQTLLDAQAKEAKEAAESLNAWEAAHRARIDKILAEKGFTG
- a CDS encoding putative immunity protein; its protein translation is MILPRVRDPRFITIRRGGTLTDSDHRLLALWAAVCAEHVVHFFEAVEPLDRRPREAIEQVRAWVRGEIRMSESRAAGGHAMAAARELSGAARHAAYAAGQAAVVAHVAAHELGAAAYAIKAVRAAEDESAGRSECRWQREQLPDAIRELVLDDQRLRNEICWSVFEG